DNA sequence from the Cercospora beticola chromosome 8, complete sequence genome:
TCGACCCCATGCTCACACGCGGGGCAAATGTCTGCGCTCCGTCGCACAGGTACCATTACGCATCTTTCCATTCATCGCACTCAGCAGGCCCAATCTCCatatctcctcctcgccgcccgAGTTCTGTCCATCTCCTCTCCAGGTCCACGCTCGTCTGCGCGCACATGATGAAGAGAGGAACGAGCCATGAATGCATTTGTCGTGATGAGGCATGACTGCCCTTTTCCGGTCCATAGGCCGGCCAGCAGGATCGGTATCAGAGAAAGAAATTCGCCGTTGTCATGTGGAGGAAGGATGGGGAGAGGGAAATGAGGAACGAGAAAGACAAATACAGAAATGAGGCATTCAGGCATCCGTGCATCCGAGCGACAAACATCTCCCTCTCCTAACCTCGTGATGGATCTGCCCACAACCTTGCGATCGCCCCTCCCTCGACAAGTCTATCAATTCCTGCCGCGATTCCATCGAACGGTATTTCCTCATTCGTGGTCTTGAACTTTCCTGCCGCGATCAGATCCATACATGCCTGAATTTCATCCGGCGAAGCGCCGGTCGTGCCCTTCAAGACAACATTCCTCAACACAAACTCAAATGTGTTCAGCGTGCACTCTTTGCTGCCGAGCCCCACTAACACGATAGTGCCTCCTTGTTCTGTGGACATCACAGCGTCGGACGTCGTTATTCCTGCACCTGCAAAGTCAAGTATCACATCAAACCTCTTTCCCGGAAGGCCAGCGAAGGACTTGGCGCATCGTCTCACTCCAAAGCTCAAAGCTGCGGCGAATCTCTTAGGATCCAAATCGATCGCTTGGACCTCTGCGCCGATGACACTCGCTGCAAGCTGCGCTGCACACAAGCCAAGCCCACCGAGGCCGACAATGGCGACTTTGTCCTGAGATTTGACCTGCCCCGCGGTGAAGACTGCGTGATAAGCTGTGCCCACAGCATCAGTTGCCACAGCTGCATCGGCGAAACTGAGACCTGGGGGAATGCGTAGCGCTTTGTGCTCCTCAAGAATGACATACTCCCCGAAACCGCCATCATAACCAAGGCCTGGCATGCTTGCCGCATCATGAAGCTTGAAAGGACGTTTTGCAGCGATAACAGCGACGACTACATCACCTGCTGTGAGCGTTGTCACACCGGAGCCCGTTTTTGTTACAACACCAGCGAGTTCGTGGCCAAGAGTAATGGGGCGCTTGAACATAAATGTCGTGTCGAGGCCCGATATGACGTTGTAGTCTGTGTGGCAGAGCCCGGCGGCTTTGACCTGGACGAGAACGTGGTTAGGTCCTGGCTCCGGGATCGGAACCGTCTTCAGTTCAAGACCATGCGAAGGATCTGTGAACTGCCACGCCTTCATTGTTGTTGCAGACATGTTTACGGACTAGGTGGCTTGTTGCTAAAGGCTTGCGATACCAACGGCTCTGCATGGCCATCATGCTTGAAAAGCGCATCTTTATGGATTTACCATTTACACGTCCGCAGTTTGTTCGTCAGGATTCCGGAGCGGAGCATACTGAAATTATGGTGATCAGCCGAGGCGGGTTGCTGCGTTGCACTGTAGGTCTATGATCACGTTGCGCTCACTAATCATGCGAAAACGCCAAGCTCCACATTCAGCCAACTTTGTCGGCGTCCTCGCAGATTTCACTCAATTTACTCTATGGTCGATGGCGCTCCGGAGCGGAGGAACTGAACATAGAGGTGCTCGTGATTTATAATCTCGGAGAAGAGGTTGTTCTGTTCAGAAAGCTGAGTGATTACCAGGAAGTTCCGAAAAGCCGGCGAAGATACAACGCAGCGATGGATGCTATAAAGACAAAACGTTTATGCTTGGACTGAGGCTCATAGACCCAGACGCTCTTGTTTCCTCAAACGAATCACCACAGGTCTACGCCATGTCGACCTACCAGACCGTTCCGACACAGTACACGACTGTCGATGGCATCAAAGTTGCCTATCGACGCCTCGGAAAAGGAGATGGCGTTCCTCTGGTGTACATCAATCACCTCAGAGGTTCCATGGACACAATCGATCCACTCTTTGTCAAATCGATTGCCAAGAATCGCGAGATCATCGTCTACGACAGCTTCGGCATTGGACACAGCGAAGGCACCGTCCCTAATTCAATCGAAGGAATGGCCGACATCGCTGTCAAGTTCTTGAAAGCTATTAACGTGAGCCTGGTTGACCTGATAGGCTTCTCCATGGGCGGAGGGATCGCTCAATATATTGCCTGAACCCATCCTAATCTCGTCCGCAAACTCGTACTCGCGGGAACCCAATCATCGATCGGAGAAGGTGTGGCCCTACCACCAAAAGAAGTCCTCGAAGGTGCAGGCGATAACGAAGCACCACCAAGTCTGGAACAAAtgttattcctcttctactaccCCACCGAAACGAGCAAAACGCTTGGCGAGGCGTGGTGGAAGAGAGTTCATGAACGACAGCTCCCCGACGAGCCACGAAAGGACTACTTACTTGGTGCTGGAGTACGGAACCAGTTGGCTGCTATTTTCACTTTCACGGTGAATGAAAGTAATTTCGATCGTTTGAAGGATATCACAGCGCCGACCTTGGTCACGAATGGGCATACGGATGTTATGTCTCCTACGGTGAACAGTTATGTGCTTTATCAGAATATTCCGAATGCGAGTCTTGTGCTGTTCCCTGATTCGGGACATGGGCATCTATTTCAGGAGCCGGAGTTGTATGCGCAACATTTGGAGATTTTCTTGAGGAGGTGATGAGAGGTGTTGATAGGATAAGACGGGCTTAGAGGGCGTAGAGACGAGGCTCGGTCAAGTGTGCAAAGGGCGTAGGAGTGTAGTACCAACCATACCGTCACAGTCTCAATGACATGtttaatatctattcttCCTAGGGACACCAACTGCTTGTATACTAACAGATCCTGGCAAGTCTGTTGCCACAAAAAGAACATAATTTCCCTCCACACCACCAGGCCGTCGCATAAGTCTAGATGTAATCGTAGCTGTCAACAGCTCGCAAACAAAGTGCATAGCAGAAGGCGTGAACAACAAGCTCGCGAGAGGAGTTGACTCCAATGCAAATCAGCGACGAATGTATACAGTATCAACCCAAAGACATCTTACTGACAGGAGCAATCACATGCATCGATCAGAATAGTAACACATCCAGTATTTGTCGTGTCTGTTTCCATCTCAGCCCAACGGGTTATCGCTTGGTCTGACAAGCCATCACATTTTTCAATCAATGTGTCGTGAAATTTCATTGGGATAATTTGAACGCTTCAATTCAACAAAAACCTCCGTGGAGGCTGCTCTCGCTAGTTAGTCTTCGGATCGGCTGGGAATTTTTGGCAAACTGAACCTGCAGGGGGGCGAATCCTGCCAACTTTTGGCGACATTGGCAATCACTGTTCTGAACGGCACATGATCACCCGCCCGCTGAGGCATCGCTTCGACGCAAGAGCTGATCCTTACTCCAAGTCGCCTCCTGCAACATATAGCAAAACAGATCTTGAAGCCAATGACGGGATGTCATTGCAAGAGCCCATCATGTTTTGCTGGTTGCTCTACTTGTTCCATACTCGGAATCAAGTTCTATCTGTAAACCGAACTTGTAGACCAGGTGACAGAACCTGGTATGTAAACACATCCCGAATTTTCATGTTCGGCGTGACCAACTCCATATCGAAATTGCGGAAAAGGTAAGTGATGGCGAGTGTGACTTCAGCATGAGCGACACTACAATTTGATCAGTAAACGAGCTGAAAAAGAAAGACGGAGGTTACATACTTGATCCCAATACATTGCCTGGACCCCTTACTGAACGTGGCGAGCCCAGAGTCCAAAGTCTTCGCCTGCTCTCCAAGCCATCGTTCAGGCTTGAATTCCTTCGCGTCGGGGCCCCAGAGCTCCTCGGAGAAATTCATAGTATAGACTGACATGCCGACAACCGTGCCTGGAGGAACGACCTTGCCATCGACCATGAATGGCTGACTGCGTTCCGGAACCACCCTTGGAAGCATTCCTGGGACAGCCATAGCAAAGCGTAAGGACTCTTTCACTACAGCGAAGAGATATGCATTCTTCTCAAGCTCAATGAATGAAGGGAGCTTGTGAAGATCGGGCATAGCCTCATCGGCCGCAGCGACCACCTTCTGCTTCAGATGTGCATTGGAGAGCACAGCGTTCAAGCAGACGGTCAATGTGAAGGCAGTCGTGTCAGAGCCAGCAACAAGGATATCTATGCTCTCTGTGACTTGTTGGTCAATTGGAACGCCCATCAAGCGATCGAATATGATTGGGTGCGGCGATGATTGCTTTTCCTCATCGTTGCGTCGAATGAACCGGGCGTGTGAATCCTTGGCGTATCTTTGCAGCCTGGCTAATTCTCCTAGACCAGTGTCCAACTTTCCAAGCACGTCCAGCGGTACCAGACTGGAGGCGAACTTTTGTAGTGGGTTGTAATACATGCCGTAGATCGCGGCGCCGGCAACATCGAACGCTTGCAGGAACGCAGCCTCGAACGAATCCTTGGATTCCCCAATGAGACCTAGTGAACTGCCGAATGCCAATTGCGATATGATGTCCACCGTCATTGATCTTGACCCATTAGTTTCCTTGTGCAGCTAGTGATGGATTAACAGCCTCACCTTATCATGTTGTTCACTTCAATCGGACCATTTTCACTGATCCTTCGAACTTTTGTCCCAACTTGATGTAACTTCTCAGCCATTACCGGTTGGAATTGCTCCACGCCGGTGCGCGAGAACAATGGATTCAACGTCTTTCGTCGCTCTTTGTGTAATAATACATCGGTCTCCACGAACAACGTGTGTGGGGTGTTGAAACATTCGTAAAAGTAGTCATGCTTGGGGAAAGGGTTGGTCTGGCTGTATATCGTCTTGTAAAGCTTCACGTCGCTGATATGCAGTTCATTGGGGCCGATCCGAAGGGCTTGACTGTCTGCATAATCGAATCAGGGCCAGTGAAGGTAGCAAAAGACCTTGCAGAGTAGACCGACCGTATCGCTTGTGCAGTCGCTCGTACTCTTGTTCTGGAGCACCGGCCAGCACCACGCTCCCTTGCCAGCTTCGAGAGATGGCCGCATACTTGGGACCAGGGAAGCGCGCCAGTGGATGCACCAGCAATCGATACAAAGCGCGAAGCGTCAAGAAAACGCTGAAAAGTCCAGCGACGATCACAATGCGGTGAAGCGCAGAGTCCATGTTGGAGTCGTTCGATCCAACATCGTTCCTAAGGTCCAAGACGTTGGACTTGAACTAGAGACCGCGATATCCAGAGCCGCTCCGCTACAGTAGGAAAGATGTTTCGGTCGAATTACAAAACCCGAGTACGAAGGCACTTTGTGCTGCGTGCCCGGGTCGGAGCTTCAAAGTTGCGGTTGCACGAATACATCCAATGAATGTCTACGGATTAGCCAACCGAATTGTGACCGCTGTGGTCACTCTTCCGGAAAGAATGCTATCTCCGGAAACATGTGGGGGGAGCACTTACGGTCACAGTGCGCGGCAGTAACACTGCTACTTGCCATGCTCCATCACGCCCTGATACTTCCGAAAGCCGTGAGGACATGGTATCGCACGAGAATGGGTCTTGGTGTTTCACTGTAAGTCAGGCAGCAAGTTCATAATTTTGTCGACTGTCTCCTGTCGGAAGGTCTTAGGACAACGTCGAATTCTCGGAAGCAACAATGTGGTAGGTCCGACGATCTGCAGAGCCCGAGCTGTCGCGTCACGTCACACTGTTCTTCAATGGATTGGATCGGCTGCGGATGGTGCAGCTTGAACTGGGGACATGTTGCTAATCAAGCGCGCGTGTGCGGATGAATGTGGACAAGGCTTGGCTATTGGATGTCTTGGCAAGCTTACTGCAGTCTATGGTTCCCGCAAGAGCCTTGACCAGTGATAATTCTTGGAATGCCGAGTAATCTTAGGACAAGCTCTGCGGTGTTACAAAGGCCCCTGTCGGTTATTCGATCAAAATTGGTCTTGAGGTCTACCGTACACGACCTTCCGTGTCCCCAATTTGTCCctgtctccttctcggccCGACTTGGCTTCCATTCACGTGCTGAATAGTCAATGTTGGTCAAATTTTGATGTGGCTCTTGGTGATCGGCTTGACGCGTCGGAAAAAGGGTGTCGGTGGATAAGGAAAGTAGGAAGATGGTTTTGGGGTGGAAGGTGGCGTGCGACTACCATATATATCGGCAGAGGTTAAAGCAGAAGTGACATGTCCGGAGCCGGCAACCCTTGTTCCGAAAGGGCAGATTTGTCCACCTCGTTTGTGCTCAGCGCCGACACATCATACAACGCCTCAGACTCACCCATCATCGAGGCAGGGCAGAAGTTTCTCTGGGACCGTGTCGCTACCGTCAGCGCAGTGTGGAGACCGATACTGGCAATAACACTGCAGGAGAAGTCGCTCAGCTGTACGTCCACATCCTGAGCGGCCTTGTGGAGCAGCTCCGCGAGTTGGAGAACTCCAAAGCAGAGATTTGTCGGAGTGAAATGTCATCGAGCAGACGTGGAGATTGCTAAACTAACAAACGGCAAATAAATCAAAGTAATCATCAGCCGTAACTCGAAGATTCGGACACCACCCAAGAGCTTGGCCCATGATGGCGCGGATGCCAAACGACTTTGCTGGAGAGTCCAGCAGCGTACAGGCTGCTCCAAGATGGCGGACCGACGAATCACTATCATTTACAACTCGCCGCCACACTCGACGTCTTCTTGACAGTCAAAGCACCCACGAACCCTTTGGCACGGGTGAACGTCCCCTTGATCTTGATAGTGTATACCACCTTGGACTTCTGCTGTGGCGCGGATATCCCATTGCAACTGACCACCGCCTTGACACCTCCTTCCGGCAAATAGTCCGGTGCTCCCTGCACCCGGCTCGTGCTCCTTCCCTCATAAAACGGCACGCGTCTATTCCGAGAGCTCACACCCGCCATGCAGGTCGAACAGCCGTCGTAACCAAAGGTTTTGTTGGCAGATGGGTTGTTGATCGGCCAGACCAATGTGGTCGAGAAAGTACTCGTGGCCTTTGCTCCAGTAGCCCCGGCAACACAATTGGCTAACAGTAACAGATCGTCAGGTCTCTGACCTGTGATACTGTACGAGCCATCTTCACCCCCGATACCTGAGCAGTCACGACAACCACAGGTCCAGTAGTGGGTTTGACAAATTCTTGATAATTGGCATCACAGTCAGCAGTTGTACTCCCGCCGAAACCGGGCGCCAAAATGGAGCCAAACACTTCTGCAGCGGCTTGTCGTCTAGGATCAGGATCAGTTCTGCCCGGTCCGAGATTGTTGCAGGCAGCTCCTCTGCGGAAGCGGGGTCCGTAGAGGACGCCGGCGGCACTAAGTGGGAATATGTCAGTACTATTGCACTGCCGCTCGGTGCCACTGGCTAAAATGCCACTCACAATGCAGCAAGACCATTGGCAAAGCCTCCCGCAGAAAGACTTGAATCATCAGCACCGTTAGGCCCAGCAGCTCCTGCCGCCGTGTGTTCGGAGTAAATTGATTCATCATCAGGGTTGTTGTTCACTGGACTCGTGCTTGGGACCTTGCCCTCTCCGGGGCCGCCTGAGAACGTCGCGCCTAGACGAGCCGCGGCGTCGGGACCTTCACTCAAGAATCGATCAATGACGAAGAGACCTTGGGCAAGTTGTTTGATGTCCAAATTGTTGTAGCTCTGGCCGCGATTCGATCCAGACTGGGTCTCCTTCCGGAGGTAATTGCTCAAGAAATTTCCATTGCTGAGAGCCGAGAAGATAGAGCCCGGGACAGAGAATTGCAAATTGATTGGTACGGCGGTATGTCGCTCTGCGAGCACGCTCCCTTCGACGGCTCGAATGGCCAGCAGAGAAGTGAGGATATGGATCGAGCAGAGCATGGTTGCCGATTTCGAATAGAGACGAGGGAAACATACTGGAACGTCTATTGAGGGCTCAGGCCAGCTTTCAGCAGGTGCTCTtcacgccgccgccgccctcgTTGAATGTCGACACGACGGCATCGCCGTTGGCCGTAGGCAAACGGTCTAGACATCGCCAAGTGCCAAATGTTCTGCAATGCGGAAGCTTGTTGCATTGCCAGCTAATCGGGTAGGTGTGACAATCCGCATATTGTACAGCAGCGAAAACGTGGCTGGCTGACTACGCAAGTCGCGACCTCGACGGGTGCTGGTCAACCGAACTGTATGACAAATCGATTCGAAAGAGGAGTCGATGCTAGCCAAAGCTGGAAGGTCATTGGAGATTTTCTCCAGCTTGAACGAGTTTCCGTGATAGTGGCTTGAACAGCTGATGTTATTGAGCGCCACGTGATCTGCGCTGGCTCCACCGACCTTACACCTCTCAAGCCAAACCAGTTCCTCACACTGATCATCTAAATCATTAAAAGCGCCCGACAGGAATTCATACTGCGTCGCCACCTCTCCATTCGCCAAAAGCAGAGCCTTGTCACTTCCACCAAGCAACTAGCAACAAGCAGCCGCGACAAGATCTGAACCGGAGACAGGTACACTGAAACGAAGTTGTACAGTTTCCTGGGATACAGGCTTCGTCCTCGAGACCTGGAAAGCGTGAAGATGTTGAGGGATGTAGAAGCTAGATCATGTCCTTCGATCCATGCCGCTCTATATCCGTCCGACAGATTGTATTGACAGAATCAGTCAGACATGCTGTGAAGGACCCGGTCTGGCCAAGGGACACGCAAAATTCCCATCTCCTTAGTCTCGATGGGCAGTCGAGGAACAACGGTGGTCGCAGCAGGCGGGTGAGCTCCGCAAGAAGAGAACCACTGTAGACCTCAGCATATATGTATCATATGTTCGAGCAGTCCGCTTTCGCATGGCTGCGTCTCACATTTTTGATGTTGATCTTTCGACCCCTTTTTTCATCACAGGTCTTGGTTCCCCTCGTCGGCTGCTGGCACGCGTCGCGCGCTGGTTTGATGCGGATACGAGGAAGTCGATGTGGTATTCAAAGAGGTCGCCGCAGAGCTTTCTTCCGCGCTTTCCTGCTCTGGCAAGTCAGAAGTGCCAGCTGGAGACAGCGGACCATGGTCGAGCCGAACGAATCCTCAATTGTCTTTCTGATATTGGTTGAAAGTCGCCAAGAGTTCGGGATGCACCTGATTGTCTGGAGTTTTGGAAGGTCGACGACAGCTCGTCTCGTGGTAGGTATTGTCCGCGCATGTGCTGCAACGCAAAGCAGCTCGCGAGGCCGGAGATGACCTCCTCGTTCGTGAACGAATAAAGCTACGGAGTCATGTTGCATTGAAACGCTGCAGAGACTGTTGTCACAGAGGTAGTAAGGACTGTCCCGCGGAGTAGCGTGTTGACAGCAGGTACGGCTGGTCGGAAGCGGTTACTGAACTCCGGAGAGGCAATGCCTTTTCTGCACACCAGAGCAATGCGAGAAACTTCGCTGCAGTATATTGTGGACCCAGCTTCAGAGCGAATGTCTTGCGATCACTGGCCTGGAGCTCTCATCGATCGGTCGCCGACTTGCCCATCGGCTGTCCGCCAGACCTGGCCCAAGCCAATGCAAACCGCGATTGAGCCCTTGCTTATGACACGCGCATGTAGACGCGATTCCGCAGTCCTCACGCCTGTTCATCTTGCTGCCCACTTCAGGGAGGCTCCCGGGTCTCTATATGATCCTGCATCTTGCCGTGTTCCCTGCTTTTCTTCCTTCGATCCTCCTTGTCGCGTGCTCGTTACTATCGCAGCGCGGTTCGGCGTTCGCAGTGTCGCAGGTGCAGTTCGAGGATGGTGTTCCGGCATATGAGCCTGTAGAGCTCTTTCAACATGTCTGCTTGCCGAGCGGATCGCAAGGCGACACTGCTGGCGGCGTGGTGTCGCAGGTGGACGATTCCAAATCAGATCGCGTACTCGAACGCGTCTTGACCAGTGCCGATGCGCCGGCGGTGATGCGGATGGCGATTCTGAAGGCGCATCGGCGGCTGCGGAAGGGGATTCCATCTCTTCTCCAGGCCCACGCTCTGTAGCGCGCACATGATGAAAAGAAATCTCAACAATACTGTTGATGGTAGGTTGCCAAAAATTCCCAGCCGATCCGAAGACCAACTGGAGCAGTCAGTTGATAGTTTTCAACTAGCAAAAACGCAATCTCGGACGAATCCTCACTGATATGCGTAATGCCCTTGCActcggatgaagaagaaaagaaggagGAAGCGGAGGTTGGACAACCTTTTTGTGCTGCGGATTCGTTAGCGCCGGCAGTGGCCGCATTAGCTAAGCAGAGTTCTGACTCATCACATGGCTGCCTGGCGAAGTGACGGGCTCGCCATCAATATGGCTGTCAAATATTGAACGGAACACGCTCGTCGCGAAACATCCGACGCGAACTTCACATGCGCGAACCAGCGCAGCAACCAGTCTCGTTCCGTTGCCTGCAATCTGTCCAGCGCACACTGTCGCGCATACCATCAAGATGCAGAACCCGTAAGTGCGACCGAGATCATCTAACGTATGCCTGCTAACAGCATCCAGCTCACAAGGAGTCGCTCCTCAACTGGCGCAACATGTCCACCTCATCTCCTCGCACCGATTCCCATACATCGCAACGTTAGGCGTCGAACAGGCCTATCGCTACCTTCTCGATGCGCCCACGATCGTCAAGCAGCTCGCGCCCATGTCATGGCATTACGTGACCCCACCGCAAGACGGCACCGTTTGGCTCGAATGGATACCGCAAGAGAAACTGGATCACCCATACCCTTCAGATGGCTACGTGTGGGGAGATGTCGAACATTCTTATCGTCATGACTTCAACGGATACACGCTCGAACTGCGCGTCCAGACAGTAGGCTATCGGCCCGGTCACGATAATATGGCGACGCACGCTCGAACACGCTACCACTTCATCGCGAAGAGCCCGACTGTCGCCGCTGCAAACCCCGATCCGAGTCTCTGGATTGTACACTATCACTCTGCCGACCACAATCAGATCATGCCAGCGAGTCAGGTTCCAGTCAGCCAGCACACTCAAACAATTGTCACACAGAGAAGATGGCTCGAAGGTCAAGGGAGACTAGAGAGAAGAGAGTTCATGCTACACGACCGCGAACACTGGCCCACACTGCACCTCCCAGGCCAAGCACAAATGATGCAAAATGCGCACCCACAACAACAAAGACCATACCCCGCGTACCCACAACAAGGCCCTCCTGCCAAGAAGCCACGCGTAGCAGGACCTCCCGGCCTGCCTGTGGCCGGCAGCTCGAGCGAAGCAGCAGGCATCCCCGATATGACCattgaagccgaagaagacacCTCTCTTGgcgacttcttcgaccaCCTCACGCAACGCGACATCAGCCTTGCACGCTACATGCAACACCACCGCTGGATGGAGGAAGTATTCTCCTCACCCTACGCTACCAGCCAAATCGTCCCACCAGATCTCGGCCTCGGCTTGATGGGCGAATTGAAAGGGCTAACAGATGGCATTCTTGCTCCGCCGAATGTCGACGTCCGAGCAGACAGTGACCCAACGACCAAGCCCCCGAAACCGAAAGAAGCAGATGCGTTCACGAATCTGACAAAAGAGCAACTTGAAGAGTTTAACCAGCGAGTCGCGAAGCATTTGGAAGAAGGACAGAAAGAAATCGAGAAGATGAAAGCTGACCACgcggcagcaatggcagaatggaagaagaagagagcacCGATGTTGAAGtttcaacagcagcaacaagggGCAGCTACAGCTTCTGCGCAATGATGAAGATCGATGATGCGGCGAGAGAGGAACAGATTCTCGTCATTCTTGTGAGACTATTAGCGTGGGCGTTTACTTTTGCTCAAAAACAATGGAAAAATGAAATGACACTTTTGCCCCTTACCTACAGTTTGTCGAAAGCACCAGAGCCGTCGTGTCAATTCGACCAATTTGCAAGGCGATAGATACGAAACAAACCTTCAATTCGATGACGATTCACGAGCGTCGCCTCCTTACAAAGTACGAAGTAAAGCTCTGCTTTAATCTGGCTGGCATGAGCGTCGTGCGGGAGTAAGATAAACTGAACCGAGAATCTTCCTCACTTCGATCTTTTTTGCCAAGAGGATGCACTGAACCATTAAGATCCGCATAGCCCCTCTCACGATGACCGGAGGGGAGGAGACTGCGAAGGGGCGAGCACGGCAGAACTTCTGACATGACCTCAGGACGCCGCGACTTGCACGTTCTGCGGCAGGAAAGACCAAATATCGATCAGCAGA
Encoded proteins:
- a CDS encoding uncharacterized protein (MEROPS:MER0000437) — encoded protein: MLFLFYYPTETSKTLGEAWWKRVHERQLPDEPRKDYLLGAGVRNQLAAIFTFTVNESNFDRLKDITAPTLVTNGHTDVMSPTVNSYVLYQNIPNASLVLFPDSGHGHLFQEPELYAQHLEIFLRR